ATGATGGTGATCCCGTGGCAATAGCGGCGGCAATTCTGGATCAGATGGATAAGCTCTGACATCAGCTGCCAGACTCCGGGAACAGTTCCATTCAGCCTTGAACTTTCATCTGATTGAACATCACTTTTTTGTTCATCCTGCTGCATAAAGGTCCGGCTATCAGATAGGACAGGGCGAGAGCCGTGAATATACCGGATAAGCCAAAAATCCTGGAAGCATACCAGGCCAGGGGAATGTAAAAACCAAACATCTGTATCAATGTCAAAAGGGCGGAAAGAACGGGCTTTCTCAACACATTGAGAGTCGTGACCGCGCTGAGCATTAGACCCTGGAGGCCGTATGACAGGGGGACAATCCTCATATAAAGGACGGCGACGGCGATCACATCAGGATCATCATTAATCAGTTTGATGATCGGTTTGGCGACAATGAGCAGTATGAGATAGACCGCAAACCCGTAAGCCATTGAAAATAGATCGGCCAGTTTCAAACCTCTCACGACACGGTCCTTGAGCCCGGCTCCCCAGTTCTGCCCCACAAAAATAGGAATGATGGAGACCATGGCCCTGATGATGATCATGGCAAACATGTCCAGCCTGGTGGCAATTCCAAAACCAGCCACCGCTTCCCGGCCATTGACGGCGATCATTCCAGTAATGATACCTGAGGCCAGAGGGACTATTATCTTTGACAGGGTGTTGGGAAGTCCCACATGGAGGATTTCCTTCCAGACCTCCAGGATGATCTTGATTGAACTATTGCGGAGAGAGATGACCTTTTCTCTGTAGATCAGAATGTACCAGGCCACAGTAAATGTTATGGCCCGGGCAAAAACAGTTGCCAGGGCGGCGCCGGCCACTCCCAACTCAGGAAAGGGACCAATCCCGAAGATCAGAAGGGGATCTAACAGGGTGTTCATCGTCGCCGCAATCAGCATGACCCTTGAGGGGGTCTTTGTGTCACCCATTCCACGGATAGCCGAGTTCCCCGTCATGGGTATGACCACGAAGATGACACCCCAGTACCAGATGCCCATGTACTCCCTGATCACATCCAGCGTCTCAGCATCCGCCCCCATCAGAGTAAAGACGGGATCGATGGTGAGAAGTCCAATCAGTACAAAGAACACAACCACCAGAAAGGAGAGTCCCATCCCCCAGGTTATCAGGCGGGTCTGCTTTTCCCGGTTCTGTTCTCCTGCGGCACGGGACACGGCCGCGGTCATTCCGACACCCAGTCCGTGGGCTACACTGCTGATTGTCAGGACTACGGGGAATGTAAAAGAGAGGGCAGCCAGTTCCACCGTTCCAAGCTGACCTACGAAGTAGGTATCCACCAGATTGAATATGATTATTCCCAGGATTCCCATGGTCATGGGGGCGGTCAGCCTTGCCAGGACAAGTCCTTCTTTCTCTGTGGTTATCATTTTTGTATTCTTATTCAATCTGGGCTCCTGTCAATTTCTAATGTAATGGTTTGGGGAATCTAGGATTCTTCTCTCCGCAATTCAGGCAGTTCTCTCTGTGAACGCAGAACAGACCTCCGCAGCGGGGGCACTCCCATTTTGCTTTGTCCCTTTTGATAATCTCATCCAGCCCAACCTGTTTGATGGTCTTCAGGTTTTCAATAGGACTTTCTCCGTATTTGCTACTATACCGCATATTCAGCTTTCTGATTTTTTGACAGGGGAACTTGATGCAATCCATGCAGAGGGATGTAGTACTCTCTTTTGCGGGGCAAAACTTGATGCTGCATATGGTGCAGTGATAGGGTTTGTTTCCGCTTTGCAGGCAGCCGACACATCTATTCTTTTCCCGCTGCATTCCCAGACAAAGCTCACAGTTCACACCGCAGGGAGCCATGCTTAAATGATTCATTTTCCCTCCCCTTGAATACTAAACTGTTTTTTTGTTTTGATCTATTTATTCTTGGAAAATCAACCTCTGTGCTTTATGCTGGTATGATGAACCGATTTATAAAAATACTCATACTCTTGTTGTCCATCGGCTTTCCGGCACTCAGTGCAGGGGAGGGGGCTTCAGAATCTATAATGCGAGATAGTTCATCCTCCACAAAGGGAACATTCCCGATTAAAGCAGTGACTCTATATACGGCCGGTCTGGCACAGATCGTGCATGAGACAGAGGTCCAGGGTAATCAGATCCTTCTTTTCCCAGTGGAACACAAGGATATCAATGACATCCTGAAATCCATTATGATTGAAGACCTTGATGGTGGTACAGTTGATTCGGTGAACTTTAGCAGTGAAAATCCTCTGTCTGCCACACTCTCTGATCTTCGAGTCAATCCTTCCGGATCACCGGGGATCATCGAATTCCTGTTGAGAACTCAGGGCGAAGAAGTCTCTGTGGTCACCGAAGAAGGGCGGTTTTCCGGCCGGATTTTCAGCGTGGAAGACACATATAATGCCGAAGGATACCGGCGGATTAATCTAAACCTGATGAATGACGATGGCTTGATTACTGTGAATATTCTGGAACTGAAAAATCTGAGCTTTCAGGATACATTTTTACAGGAAGAGCTGCTGAGGGCCCTGGGTGATATTGCCCAGTCCCGGGTTAAGACATCCCGGCTCTTGAAGATCTCACTCAAAGGGACAGGAACACGCCGGATTCGGCTCAGTTATATCCGAGCCGTACCCTTATGGAAAACCAGTTATAGAATTGTTCTGGATGAAAATGACATCCCCCGCCTGGAAGGCTGGGCTCTGGTACAGAACAGCGGGAGTGAGAGCTGGGATAATGTGAATCTCAGCTTTGTGGCCGGACAGCCCAATGCCTTCATCATGGATCTGGCGACCCCCCGCTATGTCTATCGGGAAACCGTGGAGATTGCCTCCGCTGGTCCTCTGGGAGCCGTGGAATATGACAAGGGAATCGCTCCGTCCCTCTCTGCTAAATCAGAATTGAGTTATCGATCCTCAGCTCCGGAAATGATGTATGAAGAGTCTGAAATGATGGCAGAGGACTCCTATTACGGTAAAATGGAGGCCTATGCACCGGCACCGACAGTCTCTATGGCCAGGGGTGAACGCACCGGGAATTTTTACAGATACACCGTCAATACTCCTGTGACTGTAGAGGCCCGTTCCTCCGCCATGATCCCCATCCTCAGTTCTCCCGATGCAGGTAGTGGTCTTGCCATATATGATCCAGGCCAGGGCGGATTGGTCTTTAAATCTCTTCGTCTCAATAATCAAAGTGATGCCCACTGGGCGGCGGGTCCCGTCTCGGTTTCAGAAGGCCGAAGCTATGCCGGAGATGCCCTTATTCCAGAAATGATCCCCGGGGCCACCCGCTTTATCAGCTATGCTCTGCATGGGGCTGTGGATGTTCAAAAATCTCAGGAACCTCTTCCCCAGAGAATCGTCTCATTAAAGATCAGTGATGGCATGATGTATCGTCTGGACAAGATGGAACGAATGACG
This portion of the Oceanispirochaeta sp. genome encodes:
- a CDS encoding MATE family efflux transporter codes for the protein MNKNTKMITTEKEGLVLARLTAPMTMGILGIIIFNLVDTYFVGQLGTVELAALSFTFPVVLTISSVAHGLGVGMTAAVSRAAGEQNREKQTRLITWGMGLSFLVVVFFVLIGLLTIDPVFTLMGADAETLDVIREYMGIWYWGVIFVVIPMTGNSAIRGMGDTKTPSRVMLIAATMNTLLDPLLIFGIGPFPELGVAGAALATVFARAITFTVAWYILIYREKVISLRNSSIKIILEVWKEILHVGLPNTLSKIIVPLASGIITGMIAVNGREAVAGFGIATRLDMFAMIIIRAMVSIIPIFVGQNWGAGLKDRVVRGLKLADLFSMAYGFAVYLILLIVAKPIIKLINDDPDVIAVAVLYMRIVPLSYGLQGLMLSAVTTLNVLRKPVLSALLTLIQMFGFYIPLAWYASRIFGLSGIFTALALSYLIAGPLCSRMNKKVMFNQMKVQG
- a CDS encoding DUF3795 domain-containing protein produces the protein MNHLSMAPCGVNCELCLGMQREKNRCVGCLQSGNKPYHCTICSIKFCPAKESTTSLCMDCIKFPCQKIRKLNMRYSSKYGESPIENLKTIKQVGLDEIIKRDKAKWECPRCGGLFCVHRENCLNCGEKNPRFPKPLH